A section of the Diabrotica virgifera virgifera chromosome 8, PGI_DIABVI_V3a genome encodes:
- the LOC114336294 gene encoding THAP domain-containing protein 2 isoform X3 has translation MVSCAKRSCNHRAGVDKKKTSGITFHRFPKDPEHRKKWITFVNRGAWVPTTYSVLCSKHFSEKYIDRTSRSFVRLRDNAVPTIDLMQLQEISKLGGRNAYDFIKRAFQLILSNDQALKYSWKGMKGNRKFNDTRLATLLLRAADVTGLADSQKTSECAIQTWLRRASDRKATVLNKTF, from the exons ATGGTATCGTGCGCTAAGAGAAGTTGTAATCATAGAGCTGGTGTGGATAAAAAGAAAACGTCTGGAAtaacatttcatag ATTTCCAAAGGATCCAGAACATAGAAAAAAATGGATTACTTTTGTAAATAGAGGAGCTTGGGTACCTACAACATATAGTGTGTTATGCTCTAAGCATTTCTCCGAAAAATACATTGACCGAACCTCCAGATCTTTTGTTAGATTAAGAGATAATGCTGTGCCCACTATTGATCTTATGCAG ctCCAAGAGATATCTAAGCTGGGTGGACGCAATGCATATGATTTTATTAAAAGGGCTTTTCAACTTATCCTATCAAATGACCAAGCTCTAAAATATAGTTGGAAGGGCATGAAAGGaaacagaaaatttaatgatACCCGTTTAGCAACGCTGTTGTTAA gAGCCGCAGATGTTACAGGACTAGCAGATTCTCAAAAAACAAGTGAATGTGCAATTCAAACTTGGTTGAGAAGGGCAAGTGACAGGAAGGCAACAGtgttaaataaaactttttaa